From the genome of Methanocalculus alkaliphilus:
TGACAAGAGATTCCAGATGGGGTGGACAGCACTCGCCCTGATGGTTGGTGTGGCAATCCTCGTTGGCTGGATATCCAGCTGGGACATGAACATAACCGTATCGGTCTTCTTTATCGGTCTTGGACTGATCCTCGGAGGGCTTGGATTTGGTGTTGGCCCAAAGAATAACTATCTGATGATCTTCGCAGGTGTTCTTGGACTGGTTGGTGTGATCGCAATACTGCTCCGTCCCCCTGGCCCGGCATTTCCGGTAGCTCCGTTTCTTGGCGGTATAATCGTTGCCGCGGCACTTGCGTATATGGTGTATACCTATACTCAGAAATAATACCACTTTTGTGGAATGGAGGAGCAAAATAATGGCCGATTTACGAGAGAGGGTTGCAGAAGACCGGGGTCTTCTGAAGAATATTCAGCTTGCTATCCCGGGATTCCGTGGGTACCGGAAGAGAGAAGATCTCCGGATTGCAGACAGTGTTCTGAGAATTCAGCTTGCTGATTCGATCAAGTCAGAAGTCATGATTCCTCTTGATGGTGCGAAGGAAGCAGTTGCAAAGGCCCTGAATCTTGATGTAATGGGCGATATCTCTGACCTCGCTTCGAAGGTGAATGTGCTGGAGAAGAAGATCCGTCATGCTGATCAGGGGTATTCAGGGATCTCACCAAATTATCGTATCAATGAAGATCAGCTTGAAACACTCTATGATTATGATCTCAGCATGATCGAACTGATCAATGGTCTTGCTGCAGAAGCGGAGAGTATTCTTATGGATGCAGAGATGGGTGAGTTCCAATCGATGAAAGCCTCCTGCCATCAGGCAAAAAAGAATGTGATTGAATTTTTAAAGATCTTCAAAGACCGGCATACGACAATGGCTGATCTGGGGGCAGTCTGATGGGGCTTTTTGGTAGAAGGAAAGAATATCATGGCGGAGATGATATCGACGGTGCTGATTCGAGGAAGGGTTTCTACTGGATAGAGAACCAGAAAGGCGAGAACGTGATGTGGCGCCTTCCACGAAACATCCGGTGGAATGACAACGTCATGGTCAGGGAAGATGAGTATGGTATTTTCTTCCGTGATGGAAAAGCCATGCAGGTCTTTGACCGGCCTGACCGGTATGCGATGACGACACAGAATATCGCAGGCCTTCAGGCACTTGGAAAAGCTGTTGTCGGTATGACTCAGATCGGAGAGTTTTACTGGGTTCAGAAGCGTGATTTCCGCTCGAACTTCGGTACCTCCGAACCACTGAGTTTCCGTGATACCGATTTTGGTGTCGTCCGTATCCGTGTCTTTGGCCAGTATGCCTATCGGGTCGTTGATCCGATGCTCTTCATCACCCAGTTTGTCGGAACGAAAGGACTGACGAAGTCTGAGGAGATCATCGACTGGCTCAAAGACCAGATAGTGATGATTCTCAACGCCACCCTCGGTGAGCTGAAACTGAAGCAGAATATGGGTGTCCTTGACATGCCTGCATATCTGCAGCAGATCGAACAGATCTGTCTCACAAAACTCACCGGTGAGACCGAGCAGTACGGGCTGAAGATCACGAAGTTCGCCGGTTTGAATATCAACCTGCCTGAGGAAGTACAGCAGGCGGTCGATAAGCGTGGTGCCATGTCAGCTCTTGGCGTCAATTATATGCAGTACCAGTCCGGGCGAGCAATCGAGGATATCGGTCGTGGTGCAGCTCAGGGCGGTGCCGGTGAGGGAGCAGGGTTTGCAACACTTGGTGCCGGTATGGGTGCCGGTATGGGAATGGGTCATGTTATGGGCCAGTCAATGGCAGGTGGCATGGGCGCTCCATCCCAGTTTGGAGGTCCGGTTCAGCCGGAGCAGCAACCCGGTGCCCCGGCTCAGAAGTGCATCAAATGTGATCAGCCTGTTGTGCAGGGTGCAAAATTCTGCCCCCACTGCGGTGCGTCCCAGGCACCTCCGACGGTGAAATGTGGGAAATGTGACTTTGATGTTCCACAGGGTGCGAAGTTCTGTCCAAATTGTGGAAACCCAATGGGGGCGAAGGCCTGCGGAAAATGCGGTGCTGAGCTTGCACCGGGTGCCAGATTCTGTGCAGGCTGTGGTGAGTCTGTCGAATAACCGAAAGACCCTCTTTTTTTAAAAGAAAAATTTTGGATTATTCCCCTTCATGCCGCCTGCTTTCGCCTGAAGAGGAGGACGAAGAGGTATGGCATGATGAGGCGTGTCATGTATGAGGTGATGAGCGGGGTTGCACGGGCAAACGTCCATGAGAAGAGCCCCCCTCCCTTCTGACTGCTTCGGGTCCGCCTCCCCCCGCCAAAGAGGAGCCCTGCTACTGCTCCGATACCAAATGCAATGGCGATGGCGGCAATCGGATGTTTCCGGATACAACTCCTGCTCTTCTTTTGGATCTCCTTCTTCCCGATCTGTTTGTTCATCCTCATCCTCCCTCTCTCAGTCGCGGAGCCGTGCTGCGATCATTCCGAAGAGGAGGCCTGCACCGGCGGCGATGGCAACTGCAGGGATCGGGTTCTCTGTTACGAAGCTCTCAACCGAACGGACCTTCTTCTCGATATCGCCATGCTCTGCTTCGACATAGGAGCGAAGTTTCTCCTCTGCATCATGGAGCTTTTTTCTGATATCCTCGCCCGCCTCCTCGGCAACCTCCTCTGCTGCTTTGATCTTCTTTGGGACAACCTCCTGCAGCTTTCCCTCGGCATCATGGACGATATCCCAGATCTCCTCGCCGCTCATCGCCTCCTCCGACTCCCTCAGCTTCCTTGCCGCTTCTTCGAGTGCATCTGCCGTCTTCTTCTTCATGTCGCTTATCACGTCATCTGTCATTGGGAACACCTTCTCTCCTGGCAATGATTCCGCCTCTGGAATGGTTGGACAGAGGCAATCCTTCCTATATTGCCAATACTATATATAAATGTCTGAAAAAGCAGACCGGGGATACATGGCTGGCACAGGAGGTGATTCCTCCTCTTGATAGCTCATTCCCGCCCAAATTGGGTGATGTGCCGGAGGATCGCGTCCATGACCTCGGGATTCTTTGGAAGGGTGGTATGGCAGTACCTCCATGGTCGCTCTGTGAGCCGGATCGGATCTGATGGCACAACTTCATACCCTGCACCTGCGATGACGGAGTCCGTATGCGGGATCACCCCGTCGCCAGACCAGGTCGTCTTCCACTCCCCGTCTTCCCCATAGACCGGGGTCCTGCCTCCGAAGACCGGGAAGAATGCAGCTGATCTGGTGAGGTTCTCCCCAAGGATGAAATGGTAGCTGATATCATCCCGAAGGCCGGCTCTTTTGAGCGTCCTCATCGTCGGGCTCTTCGGCCGGACCTCCTGGACGAGTGCGTCATCATCGGGGATGTAGCCTTTCGGAACAAAGACGCCTGTAAGCCTGTTGATCATCTCTTCGCCGTGAACGGCATCGCAGAAGAGTTCGGCCATTGATGATCCGTTGTTTGGCGGCCCGATTCCGATCAGCTGGCGTACCCCTTCTTCCTTTCCACCGCCATCGATGACCTCAAGGAGGTACCGGGTGATATGCGTTCCCATCGAATGGGTGATGATATCGATATCGCCGGTATAGCCGGATTCCTTTCGTTTTCCGGCGATATATCTCTGAAGATCAGTGGCGACGGTTTCGGGATGGTCGTCGGTATAGGCAAATGCCCATGCCGGGATTCCATGGTTGGTGAGCCGGGTGATGAGATCTCTCCAGATGCCGGGATGGCTCTTCCAGCCATGCACAAGAGCGACCGGGTGATATTGATGGTTCATTGTATCTCAACGCTTCTTTCGCTGGTACCCCAGTGCCCCTTCCTGCGGGCAGACGTCAATGCAGCGGCGGCAGAGGTAGCATTCATCTTTGCGGTCCCCCTCTTTTGCCACATCTGTCGGGCAGGCCCTCTCACACTTTCCGCATCGGATACATGCATCGGTCCTCCGGATTGTATAGATCGCCGGAGTTGCTGCGACCTGGAAGATTGCTCCCACCGGGCAGATACTTCTGCAGAACGGCCGATAGATGCCTATTGAGAGGAGGAGGATCAGCAGGAAGACGAGCGATCCGACCGTCGGGCTGAGCCGGAAGAAGTCCGAGAAGCCAAAGTAATCGAGGAGTTCGATACCCGCCAGGAATGCGGCTGCTATCATGGCGATGAGGAACGCAACACGGATGCCACTGAGGAGGCCTTTCCGGGAGATGACGGCCTTCTTCGTCCTGATCATGTAGGAGACCTCCTGAACGGCTCCGATTGGACAGAGGTATCCGCAGAACTGCCTGCCGAAGAGGAGCGAAAGGATGCTGAGTATGCCAAGGCCGACTATGCCCGAGAAGAGGATGGTCCCGATCCGTTTCCCTTCGGCGAGATGTTCAAAGAGGCCCTGGAACTGGTGGGGTATCATCGGCGAGAAGGTGGCAAAGCCGAGGAGTATGGTGATCAGAAGGAGGCTGTACCGAATCCTCATTGAGAAACGGCCGGTTATCCAGAGGATCGCAGAGATGATTGTGAGGGAGATCGCATAGACGATCCCGATGAGAAGGAGGGGATTGAAGTTGGCACCAAACATTGATCTCTTTTTTGCCGGTTGAACGAAGAATCTTCTGGATCAGAGGAGGATGATTGTCGATTTATTCATGATGGGTTGTATATACAATAATGTTTATATATTAACATTACCAAGTGCCCATCATGAAGCGACTGATCATTCTCATCATTGCAGGCGTCTTCATTCTTCTGGCAGCCGCTCTTGTGGCGGGAGTCCTGATCCTGAAATCCGTGATGCAGCATGGTTTCCAGGATGAGGAGGAAGACTGAAGCGTCTGTATGAGGCAGGGAGCAGACCCGATTGCATCTTTGGTAGCTGTGCCCCGGAACAATTGTCATATTTTGATCGGGCTTTCAAGATCCCCTACCGCTTGCCGGGCCGGTGGGGAACCATCCCGCTCTCCCGGCAGTCGGCTGTTCCGTCCACGAAGGTTCCGTTGTAATAGATCTTCACCGGGACCGGCTCTCCCCTCCTGAAGGCGGCGATCTGCTGGTCGAGGATCTTTGGGACATGCCGGAGGTTCTCTTTTTGGAAGTGTGCCATGAGGGACTCGAGGAAGGCGATCTCCTGTGCAAGATATGCCTCCTCGTACGCCTTCACCGCTGCGGCTATCTCCTCTGCTTCAGCCCTTCCGATCTCGTCATGGTACTCACCATGCTGGTTGAGGCCCGCGATCTGCCGCCAGTCGATGGTGCCGTCATCGCCGGTCTCACGGTGGAGCATGTACGGATAGAGCCTGCAGATCCCCATCCTCTCTGTATAGATGGTGCAGCGGCGGTTCTGATCAAGGAAGTGGCAGCTGCCGTCCTCCTTGATCCTGATGGTGTATCCGGAGGTATAGAGGACGCCGGTATTGTCGCAGAACTCGAAGTACGGCGCCGGGATGAGTGCCTCGGGTGCAATGCTCCGCACCCGCTCCGTGTCTTCGTCCAGCATGAGGACATGGCCGTTGAACTCGCGGGTGCAGCAGCGGCCGCAGAAGGTGCAGGAGAAGCCGACATCCTGGATGATGGTGGCGAGATCAGCTTCGGGATAGGCGAGGAGGGCTTCCCGCTCAGTATTGAGGTGGTCGATCATCCGGGTGAGGCGGGGGGTGGCGGGCATCTGCATAGATGTTGCGTGTATGGGGAGAAAGGGGTTCTGGTGATGGATCCTTTATGACCGGGTATGTATGATTCTGGGTGGCGATCATCGTTGAAGGGTATTTGTCGAAGGTCGTTATCGAAAGGATATTCGCCTGATTTATGAAAGAGGTACATAGATATTTTTATTACTATTTGAAAATAAAAATTATCATGTGTCTGATTTGGTTATTGTATTTGTTTCTTTATTTCGGTATCGAAATTTTACTATCCGATTGTTGCATCCTCTTGTGAAGGAGATCCCTGGGGTTGTTCCTTACTCAGTATTTGTAAAGGACGTCTCGATTAACCGGTTCGAGTATCCCACAGAGGACGAAGAACGGCTTTTTCTTGATCTCATCGACAAATTACAGCCTGATATCGTCTCTTTTACGGTTCTGTCACCGTTTGCGGATGTTGCACGGAGATTAAGCCGGCTGGTCAAGGAGAAGCATCCTGATATGGTCATTATCTGGGGGGGCATCCATCCAACCCTCTATCCCGAGGACTGTATTTCTGATGTGGATATTCTCTGCATCGGTGAGGGGGAGGGGGCACTCACCGATCTCCTCACGGCTCTGCGGGATGGCCTGCCCTATAATCAGATTGCGAACCTCTGGGTCCGGGAGGGTGAGCAGATCTACAAAAACCCTCTTCGGCCTCTGATTGAGGATCTGGACTCGCTCCCGTTCCCCTTATATGGGGATGACTCCTTCTTCTTTATCGATACGAATTGTATAACGCAGGTTGATACGGTCTTTTCTGAACATGAACATCTGGTGCAGGCATCACGGGGCTGTCCCTGGAAATGCGAATATTGTGTGAACAGCCTTCTGCGCAATATCTTTACGGATCTGGGACCATATGTCCGGCGAAGATCGGTCGATAGCGTCATCGCAGAGCTGTCGGAGTATCTGGGGCGATCAAAGGGTATGACCCTATCGATATTTTTTATTGATGAGGTATTTGCTATAGAAAAAAAATGGATCGATGAGTTCACTACGAAATATCAGAACTTGACAGAGATCCCTTTTTCGGCGTACTACCATCCAAAACAGCTTAACCTTCAGATAATCGACCGGCTGGTCGGAGCCGGGCTTGCGGAGGTGGATGTGGGTATTCAGTCCGGGTCGGATACTGTCAGAAACACGATCTATGGCCGGCCGGGGACATCCGCGGAGATCATAAACCTTGCCAAAGAAGTCACCAGACGGAATGTGAAAGTCCGGTACGATCTCATCATGAACAGTCCGTATGATAACGAGGACGAGTTACGGGATACCATTCATCTTCTGCTTCAGCTGCCAAAACCCCTCAGCTTTAATCTCTACTCGTTGCAGTATTTCCCGAACTATCCCTTGACCACCCGTGCAGTACATGATGGATATCTCAGACCGGAGGATGCGACCAGGGACGCATTACTCAAACAGATCCAGCATGATTTCCTCAATGAGAAGGCATTCATCTACACCCCCCACCTCCTCCCGTTCAACCGGGTCCAGATGCTGAAGAATACTGTCTGGCTTGTCGTCTGGAACCATGTCAGTGATCGGATCGTCAGGCAGGCGGTCCTCTCCGATAGTCCCGGCTCAGGTCTCCTGC
Proteins encoded in this window:
- a CDS encoding SPFH domain-containing protein, with protein sequence MGLFGRRKEYHGGDDIDGADSRKGFYWIENQKGENVMWRLPRNIRWNDNVMVREDEYGIFFRDGKAMQVFDRPDRYAMTTQNIAGLQALGKAVVGMTQIGEFYWVQKRDFRSNFGTSEPLSFRDTDFGVVRIRVFGQYAYRVVDPMLFITQFVGTKGLTKSEEIIDWLKDQIVMILNATLGELKLKQNMGVLDMPAYLQQIEQICLTKLTGETEQYGLKITKFAGLNINLPEEVQQAVDKRGAMSALGVNYMQYQSGRAIEDIGRGAAQGGAGEGAGFATLGAGMGAGMGMGHVMGQSMAGGMGAPSQFGGPVQPEQQPGAPAQKCIKCDQPVVQGAKFCPHCGASQAPPTVKCGKCDFDVPQGAKFCPNCGNPMGAKACGKCGAELAPGARFCAGCGESVE
- a CDS encoding esterase/lipase family protein — encoded protein: MNHQYHPVALVHGWKSHPGIWRDLITRLTNHGIPAWAFAYTDDHPETVATDLQRYIAGKRKESGYTGDIDIITHSMGTHITRYLLEVIDGGGKEEGVRQLIGIGPPNNGSSMAELFCDAVHGEEMINRLTGVFVPKGYIPDDDALVQEVRPKSPTMRTLKRAGLRDDISYHFILGENLTRSAAFFPVFGGRTPVYGEDGEWKTTWSGDGVIPHTDSVIAGAGYEVVPSDPIRLTERPWRYCHTTLPKNPEVMDAILRHITQFGRE
- a CDS encoding B12-binding domain-containing radical SAM protein, coding for MKEIPGVVPYSVFVKDVSINRFEYPTEDEERLFLDLIDKLQPDIVSFTVLSPFADVARRLSRLVKEKHPDMVIIWGGIHPTLYPEDCISDVDILCIGEGEGALTDLLTALRDGLPYNQIANLWVREGEQIYKNPLRPLIEDLDSLPFPLYGDDSFFFIDTNCITQVDTVFSEHEHLVQASRGCPWKCEYCVNSLLRNIFTDLGPYVRRRSVDSVIAELSEYLGRSKGMTLSIFFIDEVFAIEKKWIDEFTTKYQNLTEIPFSAYYHPKQLNLQIIDRLVGAGLAEVDVGIQSGSDTVRNTIYGRPGTSAEIINLAKEVTRRNVKVRYDLIMNSPYDNEDELRDTIHLLLQLPKPLSFNLYSLQYFPNYPLTTRAVHDGYLRPEDATRDALLKQIQHDFLNEKAFIYTPHLLPFNRVQMLKNTVWLVVWNHVSDRIVRQAVLSDSPGSGLLLQYLHLKSVLFGRFDGVGVHPLIRDAFHVLGYMRRAEFMTLFSKMNQHLHHKDMFPDERSAVPVPVDEIEVKKN
- a CDS encoding 4Fe-4S binding protein, coding for MFGANFNPLLLIGIVYAISLTIISAILWITGRFSMRIRYSLLLITILLGFATFSPMIPHQFQGLFEHLAEGKRIGTILFSGIVGLGILSILSLLFGRQFCGYLCPIGAVQEVSYMIRTKKAVISRKGLLSGIRVAFLIAMIAAAFLAGIELLDYFGFSDFFRLSPTVGSLVFLLILLLSIGIYRPFCRSICPVGAIFQVAATPAIYTIRRTDACIRCGKCERACPTDVAKEGDRKDECYLCRRCIDVCPQEGALGYQRKKR
- a CDS encoding YkgJ family cysteine cluster protein; translated protein: MPATPRLTRMIDHLNTEREALLAYPEADLATIIQDVGFSCTFCGRCCTREFNGHVLMLDEDTERVRSIAPEALIPAPYFEFCDNTGVLYTSGYTIRIKEDGSCHFLDQNRRCTIYTERMGICRLYPYMLHRETGDDGTIDWRQIAGLNQHGEYHDEIGRAEAEEIAAAVKAYEEAYLAQEIAFLESLMAHFQKENLRHVPKILDQQIAAFRRGEPVPVKIYYNGTFVDGTADCRESGMVPHRPGKR